CCTCGGGCGAGCGGTCGTATTCGGGGAAGACGACGGCGGCACCGACACCGGCGGCCAGTTCGCGCACCAAGCGCTGGTGGGTGTGGAAGTCGCCGAACACCCAGCCGGCGCCGTGGACGTAGACGATCACCGGCAGCGGGCCTTCGACGCCGGCCGGGCGGACGATCCGGGTCTCGACCTCGCCGGTGGGGCCGCCGGGGACCTGCAGGACCTCGATCTCGGCGTCGGCCATGGCGACGTCGCCGTCTTGGACGCCGTCGACGGCCTTGCGCCCTTCCGCCGGCGGCAGCTGGAACAGGTAGGGCGGCTGGTCGGTGGCCTCGGCGAACGCCTGCGCGGCCGGTTCCAGGGCGAGGTTGTGCGGGTTGGCGGTCATGTCGTCCTCCTCGGGGGGCGTGAAGCTGACACGACTGAAGGTAGCCCTCAACTGAGTTGTGCACAACTGAATTGTGTCCAATGAGATTAAGGGCACTTGAGTTGTCTTCCGAAGCCGCGCCGAGGACCATGGAGTGTCACGAGCAAGGAGGACGCGATGGCATCACTGCGACTGGACGACCAGCTCTGCTTCGGCCTGTACTCGGCGTCGCGCGCGGTGACGTCGCTGTACCGGGTCGTCCTGGACGGCCTCGGCCTGACCTACCCCCAGTACCTCGTCATGCTGGCCCTCTGGGAGCGCGACGACCGCCTGGTCAAGGAGCTCGGCGCCGAGCTGAACCTCGACTCGGGCACGCTGTCGCCGCTGCTCAAGCGGCTGCACGCGGCCGGGCTGGTGGAGCGCAACCGGCAGGCCGACGACGAGCGCGCGGTCATGGTCAGCCTCAGCGACGCCGGGAAGGCGCTGCGCGCGAAGGCCGAGGGCGTCCCGGACGTCATCGGCGACGCGATGGGCCTGGACGAAGCCGGGATCGCCCGGATGCGCAAGGAACTGGACCGGTTGGCGGAGTCCGTGAACGCCTACCGGGAAGCGCTGTCCCCGGCTGGCTAACATGGCCGCGAAGGGGATGGTCATGATCAACCACGACGACGCGCTCAAGGCCGTCGAGAGCAGTCTCGACCGGCCGTCGGCGGCGCGGATCTACGACTACTTCATCGGCGGGCACACGAACTACGCGATCGACCGCGAGTTCGCCGAGAAGGTCCGGGCCCGGCTGCCGCTCATGGGTGAGTACTGCCTGACGAGCCGCCAGTTCCTCGGCCGCGCGGTCCGCCAGTGCGTGCGGGAGGGCATCCGGCAGTTCGTCGACATCGGGTCCGGGCTGCCGACCGCGGGCAACGTCCACGAAGTCGCCGACGAAGAGCGAGAAGAGCTCGACACGCGCGTGCTCTACATCGACAACGAGCCGATCGCCCTCGCGCATTCGACGCTGCTGCTCGCCGACACCGCCGACCCGGAGCGCCACCACGCCATCGCCGCGGACTTCCTGCAGCCGGAGGACCTCTGGGACCGCGTGGCCGCTTCGGACGTGATCGACGTGCGCGAGCCGATCGCCCTGGTGATCAACGCCGTCATGCACTTCATCAAGGACGAGCAGAACCCCGACGAGCTGCTCGGGTACTACCGGGAGCGGCTGGCGCCCGGCTCGCTGCTGGTGCTGTCGCAGATGACCAACGAGAACCCGGTCAACGACGACGAGCGGCAGGCGCTGATCGACCTGCTCGAGTACTACGAGACCACGACGAACCCGGGTTTCCTGCGGCCGATGGCCGAGTTCGAACGCTTCTTCGGCGGGTGGCCGATGCTGGAGCCGGGGCTAGTCTACGCGCCGGCCTGGCACCCGGACGAGCGGACGGTGTTCGCCGGCTCGCCGTCGGAGTCGCGGGTGATCGGCGGCGTCGCGCGCAAGCCCGGCCCGTACAGCCTCGCCCGCGATGCAGTGAATGACTCATTCACCTCGTCCGGCGACATGAATGACTCATTCATGTCGTCGGACCAGCCCCGCAAGCCCTAGGAGGCTGCCCGCAGCCCTTCGAGCACGTCGAGCACCGCGCTCCTGCCCAGGTCGACAGCCTTGCGCAGCACCTCGGGGTCGCGCTCCAGCACCGCCACGTCCGGGGACCCGGCGGGCGGCCGGACGGTGAGGATCCGCGGGTCGGACGCCAAGACCTCCTCGTCTTCGACGTCGCGGCGGTAGGTGTCGCGCCAGGCTTCGATCGCGCCCGGGGCTTGGCGGCGCAGGAAACGCGGCACCACGACGTCGTGCACGCGCGGCGGCGGCAGCGGCAGCTCGTCCGCGCGGCGGGTGCGCAGTACGAGGACGTCGGTCGCGTCCTGGGCCAGCGCCGTGCGGTACGGGATCGGTTCGGCGACGCCCGCGTCGACGAACCGGCGGCCGGTCATCGGGATCGGCGGGCCGGCCAGCACCGGCATGCAGGACGACGCCGCCAGCGCGACCTTGATCGCGTCGACGTCGTCGAGAAAGGGGTGGAGGTCGGTCGACTCCCCCGTGTCCGCATCGGTGGCCAGCGGGTGGAAGGTCACCGGGTTGGCCAGGATCGCCGGGAAGTCCATCGGCTCCAGCACCGAGTAGACCTGGTGGACGAGGTACTCCAGGTCGATCAC
This genomic window from Amycolatopsis mongoliensis contains:
- a CDS encoding MarR family winged helix-turn-helix transcriptional regulator, with the translated sequence MASLRLDDQLCFGLYSASRAVTSLYRVVLDGLGLTYPQYLVMLALWERDDRLVKELGAELNLDSGTLSPLLKRLHAAGLVERNRQADDERAVMVSLSDAGKALRAKAEGVPDVIGDAMGLDEAGIARMRKELDRLAESVNAYREALSPAG
- a CDS encoding SAM-dependent methyltransferase, with the translated sequence MINHDDALKAVESSLDRPSAARIYDYFIGGHTNYAIDREFAEKVRARLPLMGEYCLTSRQFLGRAVRQCVREGIRQFVDIGSGLPTAGNVHEVADEEREELDTRVLYIDNEPIALAHSTLLLADTADPERHHAIAADFLQPEDLWDRVAASDVIDVREPIALVINAVMHFIKDEQNPDELLGYYRERLAPGSLLVLSQMTNENPVNDDERQALIDLLEYYETTTNPGFLRPMAEFERFFGGWPMLEPGLVYAPAWHPDERTVFAGSPSESRVIGGVARKPGPYSLARDAVNDSFTSSGDMNDSFMSSDQPRKP
- a CDS encoding patatin-like phospholipase family protein, with the protein product MGGVHPVLELISERMATGSVPGERTDGRRLALAVEGGSSRGTYSSGMVLALDELGVTPAFDAVYGSSAGALNGAWLLCGRSSTGVRTWWNPVVMRRIINPLHTLRGRAVIDLEYLVHQVYSVLEPMDFPAILANPVTFHPLATDADTGESTDLHPFLDDVDAIKVALAASSCMPVLAGPPIPMTGRRFVDAGVAEPIPYRTALAQDATDVLVLRTRRADELPLPPPRVHDVVVPRFLRRQAPGAIEAWRDTYRRDVEDEEVLASDPRILTVRPPAGSPDVAVLERDPEVLRKAVDLGRSAVLDVLEGLRAAS